DNA sequence from the Acidimicrobiales bacterium genome:
GTGCCAGCTCTTCAGCGAGCCGGGGGCCGGGTCCGACGTGGCCGGGCTCTCCAGCAAGGCCGTGCGCGACGGCGACGAGTGGATCCTCAACGGACAGAAGGTGTGGACCACGCTGGCCCACGTGAGCCGCTGGGGGATGATCGTCGCCCGCTCCGACCCGCAGCAGCCCAAGCACAAGGGGCTCACGTACTTCGTGGTCGACATGCACGCCCCGGGCGTCGAGGTGCGGCCGCTCTACCAGCTCACCGGTGAGGCCGAGTTCAACGAGGTGTACTTCACCGACGTCCGCATCCCCGACGCCGAGCGCCTCGGCGAGGTGGGGGAGGGCTGGCGGGTGTCGCTCACCACGCTGATGAACGAGCGGGTGGCGATCGGCGGCCAGATCCCCCGCCGCGGCGCGGGCTTCGTCGGCGAGCTGACGAAGATCTGGCGCGAGCGCCGGGCGCCGGGCACCCCCGGCCGGGCCGAGGACCTCGACACGTTCATGCGGCTGTGGATCCGGGCCGAGGTGTCGCGGCTCACCAACATCCGGGGCGGCCAGGCCCGGGCGAAGGGCACGCCGGGGCCCGAGGGGTCGATCGGCAAGCTCGCCATGGCCGAGCTCCACAAGGACATCGCGTCGTTCGCGGTGACGCTGCTGGGGGCCGACGGGATGCTGTTCCCCGACGGCTACCCGCACGAGCGCCCGGCGGCGACGGCCCTGTGGCGCAACGCCCAGCAGGCGTTCCTGCGGTCGCGGGCCAACTCGATCGAGGGCGGCACGACCGAGATCATGAAGAACATCCTCGCCGAGCGCGTGCTGGGCCTCCCGGGCGACGTCCGGGTCGACAAGGACCGCCCCTGGCTCGACGTCCCCCGCTCCTGAGCGCCCCGACCGCGCCGCGGCGGGTGGCGGTTAACCTCGGCGCGATGGCGCTGGCCGCGGGGGGAGGGGTGCGGCGGGGTCGACCCCCGGCGCAGAGCAGCGAGGACACGTTCGAGCGGATCCTGCGGGCGTCCCGGCAGTGCTTCAGCCGCAGCGGCTACGACCGCACGTCGATCGCCGACATCGCCAAGGAGGCGGGGGTCACCCCGCGGGCGCTGTACCACTACGTCGCCTCCAAGCGCGACCTGTTCGCGGCGGCGGCCGACGCGGCGCTGCGGCGCTTCGGTGCCGAGGTGACGGCCCGGGTGCTGGTGCACGACGACGCCCGCTCGCGGCTGCGGGCCTACATCGACGTGTTCCGGGCGCTGCACCGGGAGGACCCGAGCCTGGTGGCGTTCGTGAGCCTGTCGGCGTTGGAGTCGCGCTGGAACCCCGACCTGCCCGACCCGCTCGACGACGTGATGGACCAGCTCGTGCTGGCCAACCGCTGGCTGATCGACGAGGCGATCGAGCACGGCGAGCTGGCCGACGGCATCGACCCCGCGGGCGCCACCGCCCTGCTGGAGGTCTTCGGCGCCGGCCTGACGTTGCTGGCGGGCGGCGACCGCGACGCCGACTACCCCGCGATGCTCGACGTGATGGAACGCCTCCTCGACGGCGACCTCTTCCGCCCGTAGCTGGCGGCAGCAGCAACGGCGAACGTCTCACCGAAATCTCGACAGGAATGGTCGCTATAGCGCCAACTGCGTCGAAATTTCGGTTACGTCGGGCCGAGTTGGGCCTGGAGGAGCTCGATCTGGTCGGTGAGGAGGGTCTCGAGAAGGGTCCAGCGGTCGAGGAGGGTGGGGGCGGCGAGGAGCTGCTGGCGGTCGGCGGGGCCGAGGGGTGCCGCGAGGATCGCCTGGTAGCCGGCGACGACGGGGTTGTCGCTGAGCTCCAGGTCGAGCGGGGCGGCGGGCCGGCCGAGCTCCAGGGACAGGGCCGCCGCCCGTCGCAGCAGGGGCAGCACCGCGTCGTTCGCCGCGCCGGGCTCGTCGGGCCACGCCGAGGTCTCGGCCCGGGGGTAGGGGTCGTCGGGCAGCCAGCGGTCGACCCGGATGCGCCCGACGCCGGCGGCGACCACGGCCCAGCGCCCGTCGGGCTGCTCCTCGGCACGCACGACGCGGGCGAGGGTCCCCACGTCGGTCCGCACGTCGCCGCCGCCGACCTCGGACCCCCGCTCGATCAGCACCACCCCGAAGGTCTGGTCGCCGGCCATGACGTGCTGCAGCATCTCCCGGTACCGCGGCTCGAACACCTGCAGCGGCAGGACCATCCCCGGCACCACCACCGTCCCCAGCGGAAACATCGGAGTGACCGTCACCCCCGCACCATCGCACACGCCGGCCGCCGATCGCCTAAATTCCTCCGGTAGGGAATTAAGGGGGGATGATGCGCAAGCTTCTGGGGATCATGGTGGCGGTCGCGCTGGTGGCCGCCGGCTGTTCAGACGACGACGGCGGCGGCGGTGACGACGCCGGCTCGACCGACGCGTTGCAGGTGGAGGTGGTGTCGTCACAACCGGAGTACGTGACCGGCGGCGACGCCCTGGTCGCGGTCACGGCCGACGACGGCGTCCTCGACGGCGTGACCGTCACGGTCGACGGCGAGGACGTGACCGACGCCTTCGCAGAGGAATCGGGACGGCTCGTGGGCCTGGTCGAAGGGCTCGCCGACGGTGACAACGCGGTCGAGGCCCGCCGGGGCGACGACCGCGGCGAGGCGACCCTGGTGAACCACTCCGACCAGGGCCCGGTGTTCTCCGGCGAGCCACTGGAGCTGGTGAGCTGCACGACCGACACGTTCGGGCTCGAGGCGTCGACACCCGCCGACGGCTGCTTCGCCCCCACCAAGGTGACCTGGGAGTACGTCGACGCGGCGGGGGAGCGGCACCCGCTGGCCGACCCGGAGGCCGCGCCCGCCGACGTCCAGACCGTGGAGGTCGCCGGCGAGTCCATGCCGTTCGTGATCCGCATCGAGACGGGCGTGCTGAACCGGTCCGTCTTCCGGATCGACAAGCTCGAAGGCGCCTGGAACGAGCGGCTCGTCTACCGCTTCGGCGGCGGCTGCGGCACCACGTTCAGCCAGGGGTTCATGGGCACCGGCCCGGCCTCGCAGGAGCTGCTCCAGCTCGGCTACGCCACCGCCACGGCCACCTTCAACACCTACCAGGTGCTGTGCAACGACGTGATCTCGGCGGAGACGGCGTCGATGGTGAAGGAGCACTTCACCGAGGCCTACGGCGAGCCCGCGTTCACGATCGGCGAGGGCGGCTCCGGCGGCGCCATCCAGCAGATCCTGCTGGCCCAGAACTACCCGGGCCTGCTCGACGCCATCGCCCCCAGCGTCCCCTTCCCGGACGCCTTCTCGATCTCACCCGGCGTGTTCGACTGCGCCCTGCTCGGCGACTACTACGCCTCGCCCGAGGG
Encoded proteins:
- a CDS encoding TetR/AcrR family transcriptional regulator, translated to MALAAGGGVRRGRPPAQSSEDTFERILRASRQCFSRSGYDRTSIADIAKEAGVTPRALYHYVASKRDLFAAAADAALRRFGAEVTARVLVHDDARSRLRAYIDVFRALHREDPSLVAFVSLSALESRWNPDLPDPLDDVMDQLVLANRWLIDEAIEHGELADGIDPAGATALLEVFGAGLTLLAGGDRDADYPAMLDVMERLLDGDLFRP
- a CDS encoding acyl-CoA dehydrogenase family protein, encoding MTLTAPTDRAPGGAGDDEARVLDLCRQLLDELPPASTDRVEFLGRQFDLGLAWVHFPEGDGGLGLSPRLQRLVNETLWAQGAPAASGRNPIGHGMGAPTVATHGSEAQRRRYLRPLFTGEEIWCQLFSEPGAGSDVAGLSSKAVRDGDEWILNGQKVWTTLAHVSRWGMIVARSDPQQPKHKGLTYFVVDMHAPGVEVRPLYQLTGEAEFNEVYFTDVRIPDAERLGEVGEGWRVSLTTLMNERVAIGGQIPRRGAGFVGELTKIWRERRAPGTPGRAEDLDTFMRLWIRAEVSRLTNIRGGQARAKGTPGPEGSIGKLAMAELHKDIASFAVTLLGADGMLFPDGYPHERPAATALWRNAQQAFLRSRANSIEGGTTEIMKNILAERVLGLPGDVRVDKDRPWLDVPRS
- a CDS encoding LON peptidase substrate-binding domain-containing protein codes for the protein MFPLGTVVVPGMVLPLQVFEPRYREMLQHVMAGDQTFGVVLIERGSEVGGGDVRTDVGTLARVVRAEEQPDGRWAVVAAGVGRIRVDRWLPDDPYPRAETSAWPDEPGAANDAVLPLLRRAAALSLELGRPAAPLDLELSDNPVVAGYQAILAAPLGPADRQQLLAAPTLLDRWTLLETLLTDQIELLQAQLGPT